In SAR324 cluster bacterium, a single genomic region encodes these proteins:
- the rfbD gene encoding dTDP-4-dehydrorhamnose reductase, with protein MKILLTGGEGMLAKDFLSVLDQFPEFECYVPPRKELDITNQDQVESIIKNYRPYILLNCAAYTKVDKAETELSLAFHVNGISVGKLAKACHRSGVKIVHLSTDFVFDGSNSTPVTESNYTAPLGVYGKSKRDGEARIEVSDSDWLIVRTSWLFAAHSNNFVRTMLRLARERDEIRVISDQFGSPTWTRDLALALCKLIRADVKNYIHFGGLNSCSWFELANYTIKQAHEMGLVQTLPKVTPIQTHQYPLPAPRPAYSVLSTQRYQELTGSLPMMWEEAVDSVLKRLHEKSHDE; from the coding sequence ATGAAGATTTTGCTAACAGGTGGCGAGGGTATGTTAGCTAAAGACTTTTTGTCTGTTTTGGATCAATTCCCAGAATTCGAGTGTTATGTTCCCCCTCGTAAAGAATTGGACATTACGAATCAGGACCAGGTAGAGAGCATTATCAAAAACTATCGACCTTATATCCTGCTGAACTGCGCGGCGTACACAAAGGTCGATAAGGCAGAAACGGAATTGTCTCTCGCATTCCATGTCAACGGAATTAGTGTTGGCAAATTGGCGAAAGCTTGTCATCGATCTGGGGTGAAGATCGTTCATTTGTCCACAGATTTTGTTTTTGATGGGAGCAACAGTACCCCTGTCACTGAATCGAACTATACAGCACCGCTTGGGGTATATGGGAAAAGCAAGCGTGACGGGGAAGCTAGAATTGAAGTGAGTGATTCTGATTGGCTAATAGTCAGGACATCTTGGCTCTTTGCTGCACACAGCAATAATTTTGTTCGAACAATGCTCCGACTGGCACGAGAAAGAGATGAAATCAGAGTCATTTCAGATCAATTCGGTTCACCTACTTGGACTAGAGATTTGGCTTTGGCCCTTTGCAAACTCATCAGAGCGGATGTGAAAAATTATATTCACTTCGGAGGTTTGAACTCCTGTAGTTGGTTCGAGTTAGCAAATTACACGATAAAACAAGCTCATGAAATGGGCCTAGTCCAGACCCTGCCAAAGGTCACTCCAATTCAAACACATCAATATCCTTTGCCTGCTCCACGGCCCGCTTACTCAGTACTTTCAACTCAACGTTACCAAGAATTAACAGGTTCTCTGCCTATGATGTGGGAAGAAGCTGTCGACTCCGTTCTTAAAAGACTCCACGAGAAATCCCATGATGAGTGA